The Candidatus Magasanikbacteria bacterium RIFOXYB2_FULL_38_10 genome contains the following window.
GCCAACAAATCATTGAACCGCCCCGACGACACCTTTTTGAACGAGCAGCCGAAAGAATGAGCCTGGGCCGTTTTTTAACTTAGTCCTTTTAAATTAAGAAGGAACAACAAAACCCTTACCCTCGCCAAAGCGGGGGTTTTATTTTCAAACATCTGTCCCTTTTTTTAAAAACAAATTTTCTTTGACAAAAAATCAATATTATCTTAAGATAATAAAAGTCGCTGAAAAACGATTAACTGTCCTTTCAAAAATAGGGGGAAAGATGAAAATTCTAACAGGGTCCGAGATCACGGAGGTTCCCTATTGGGCGCGCAAATTGGCTGAATTAACAAGAATTGCTTGGACAGGACAAGACGGGAAATGCTATTTTCCTTATTTACCTTTAACCAAGCCCGATCTCTGGCAAACTGAGATCTTGGCTGACTGGCAAAAAGGCAATCTCTTCTCCTGGGTAATGGAAGATGAAGGGAAAATCCTAGCCCATGCCGCATTGGTTAAAAAAGGCGACGTTTACGAATGTGGACGTTGGTTATCCTTACCAAATGCCCCAAAAGGGACGATGACTAGGCTGGTTGGCGCAGCTATTGATTTTGCTCGTCAAAGAAACTGGAATTTTTGGGTTGAGTGTACCCAAGCTCACACATCTTCTCAAAGGATCTGTGAAATACACGGGCTAAGATTTGCCGGTATAGGCATACTCAAAAAGGTCGGCGAAATTTGGTGGGATATTATCTATTTTGATAGTGGCGATCCTGCCCAAGCTTTCCAACCACAACCCGGCATCTTGGCCGATCCGTTGGGTCGCGAAATCAAAATGCAAGAAATCTATGCCGAAAGACTGGAGCAAATAACTTCTCTCATTCGTAATTCGCCAGGAGATCAAATTCCCCCGCTATATTTTCACATCTTGCCTCATTTAGAGTCAACTTTAAGGGAAATAATAAGGCTTAACGTTTGAACCATGACGCCTCGCACAACTTGTGCGAGGTTTTTCTTAAAAATTGACTTTTTTTAAAAAAAGGGCCAAAATATAAGTTAGAAATAACTTACGTATCATTAAGATTTATGGATGAAATAGCACTCTTAAAAAAACTGATTTCCTTAGATTCCCAGTGCACAAAAAGCAACCGCGCTATTGCTTTTTTTATTGCTTCTTTATTTCCTAAAAAAAATTGCCTGATTACCAAATTAAAAAAAGGCGACTTGGATTTATATAATGTAACTGTAAAATTTACCGGTAAAAATTCGTCCCATCCTTTGATTTTTAGCGGACACACCGACACCGTGCCTCTTACTAATCACTGGACAACCAATCCGTTTAAAGGCAACGTCAAAAAAGGAAATATTTTTGGCTTAGGAGCATCAGATATGAAAGCGGGCCTCGCTTCTATTATCTCCGCCGCCCTTTCCATAAAAGAAACCCCCAACCAAGATATTTATTTTCTTTTTGACGCCGATGAAGAAGATGCTTGTACCGGCGGTCAAGCTTTTCTTAAAACAATAAAAATAAAAAACAGAGCGGCCCAAATAATTATTGCCGAACCCACTGACGGATGTTTAATCATCGGGCAAAAAGGTGCTATGGATATGCGCGTTTCTTTTACGGGACAAGCTCTTCATTCCAGCAAAACCAGCGGATCCAAAAATAAAAAATTCAACGCTATTTATAAAGCCGCCGCGGCTATCAATGCCCTGCAAAAATTAGAGTTAAAATGGGAAAAAAAATCCAATCAACTTTTTGGCGCCCCAACTCAAGCTGTTTGCCAAATAAATGGCGGCGTAGCAAGCAATGTTATCCCGGACTCCTGCCAAATTTCCATCAACCGACGATTTCTTCCAAAAGAAAATCCTAAAAAAATTTTAGAACAACTTCAAAAAATAATTCATAAAATTGATCCGCTGGCTAAGGTGACAGCCAGATTTATCGGAGAATCCAACCTACTTGACACCCGAAGCCTTATTTTCCAAAAAGCCCAAGATACCGGCTGGAAAATCTTAAGAAAAAAGAAAGTAATCGTAGCGCCCTATTGGACACAGGCCGGTAATTTTAAACGCTGGGGCGATTGCCTAATTTGGGGACCAGGAAAAATTAAAATGGCGCATAGGGCCAATGAATACTGCCCTCTTAAACAAGTTAGACAAATGACTTTGTGCTATAAAAATTTAATCAAACAATTGACATAAACAATTGGCGCTTGACATTAAAGCATAATTATGCTACTACTAAAGTAGTTAATCAACTAAAACTAACATGGTTAACAAGGGTACTTTAACAAGCCAAGAGGGCAAAAAAATGGAAGCTTACGACCTATTGAACCATCGTGATTTTGTGTTTCAAACAACTGATGCCAGAAAAGTAAGAAAACTCCTCAATACTCCGGGAGCGACCGTCTACGAGGGTTTTGATCCTTCGGCTGATAGCCTGCATTTGGGTCATTTGTTATCCCTGATGGCAATGCACCATCTGCAAAAAGCGGGGCATCGTGTCATCTTTATTTTGGGTGGCGCCACCGGTCTGATCGGCGATCCCACCGGCAAGAAAACAAGCCGCAAACTTCTTTCTGCCCAAGATATCGCCGCTAATGGCGAAAAGATGAAAAAGCAGGTAGAAGAAATGGGACTTCTTAGATTCAGCGGTGAAAATGCCGCATTGATGATTGATAACAGCCGTTGGATGGGCAATTTCTCTTTTTTAAATGACTTTATGATCAAGGTGGCCAAGGTCTTCTCGGTAAACGAGATGGTAAAAATGCGCACCTTTGCCGATCGCCTAAAAGATGAAGGAAGCCTCACTCTGATGGAATTCTGCTACCCGGTTCTGCAAGCCTGGGATTTTCTGGAGTTGTTTGAACAGTTTGGTTGTCGTCTGCAAATCGGCGGACAGGACCAATGGGCCAATATCCTTCAGGGAGCTAGTTTAATCAAAAAAATCCATGGTGCGGAGGTACATGCCCTGACTTTCCCTCTTTTAACCACGGCCAGCGGCGAAAAAATGGGAAAAACGGAAAAGGGACCGATTTGGCTGGATCCAAAGAAGACAAGTCCCTTTGATTTTTACCAGTACCTTATTCAAACGCCCGACCAATTAGTTCCTCAAATGCTCAGGATGTTCACTTTTTTACCTTTAGAGGAAATTGAAAAGGCGATCTTAAATCCCAGAGAGGCACAGCGTCTTTTGGCTTTTGAAACAACTAAGGTTGTCCATGGCGAGGAAGAGGCTGTTAAGGCTCGCCGAGACACGGAAAAGTTGTTTGGAAAATCAGAAGGGGGAACGGAAGCTGTCCCCACATTTAAAATGTCCGCGGCAGAAATGCCTTTGGATGAAATCCTGGTACAGGCAAAATCGTTGCCCTCCAAAAGCGAAGTAAAGAGGCGCTGCCAAGGAGGCGCTGTACAAATTGACGGCCAAGCGGTCACTGATTCAAGACAAACAGTAAACAAAGGATGCGTGATTCGTTTTGGCAAAGGATCCTTCTTAAAAGTAGAAACTTAGTCTTTTCCCCGTGCTTCTTTTTGAGGCACGGGGTTTTTAATTAACTACCTATGAGCAAAGATAATTTTTTTCTCGTCTTACTAACAATCGTAATAATTTTGGCCTGGGGAGCCGTTCCGGCTTTGGCGGTAATCGGAGATTTACCGGCCGGTGTCACCGCCCTAATTATCAATTTTAGTTCCCTCCTAACCGTGGCTTTTTTATTGAGTATAGGAGTTTTTGACAGGTTCAATATCAAAAATGCCGACAAACCTAAAGAAGAATGGCAAAAAACATGGGCGGCCTTTCGTAATTACGATTTAAAAACATATTTAAAAATGTCAGTTTTAAGTTTTTTTTGGCCATTTCTTTATTCTTTGGCTTATTTTTATGCCATTTATATCAAACAAGCATCCTTGGTAGTACTGTTTAATTTTTCTTGGCCATTATTTTGCGTGATAGGATTAAGATTGATTGATAAAAAAAAGTTTAAATTATTGCCTTTTTTAGGTATTTTAATTTCAGTCATAGCCGCTCTTGGTTCAGCCTTTAACGGCCAGGGACTTGACAAAATTGCTTACCTGATGTTAGGATTGGGAGGGATAGTAGCCGCCACCCAGGGAGGCTATGCCGCAGTCACAGATAGCAAGTGGTGGAAAGATATTCATCCCGGGATTCTAACCTTAATCGGGGCAGCTATTACGGTAATATTTTCTTTTTTGTACGCCCTCATATTTGGCGAATTCAGCCTTCTTCGGGAGATAAATTCGGTTTCCCTCATTTCCTTAATTGCTATCGGTGTATTATCAAACGGAATAGGTTTTTCAGCCTTTTTAATCGCTAACCAGAAAACCTCCGGAACCGGTGAGCAAAAATTAAAAATCAAAGCCTGGTGGCTGGCCAGCATGTCTTTAGTCCCATTTGCGCAAATGCTTTTTCTCTTAGTACCAATTAAAGTACTCCAAGAAAAAGCAAATGTATCAAGCTCAAGCTGGATAGCCTTAAGTCTGCTGATAATTGCCTTTCTTATCCTGCGACTTTCAAATTGGTATGAAGAGTGGTCGGAGAGACGGAAAAATGTTCTATAAATAATACAATTAATTTTAGCGCCGAGATACCCAAGCGGTCAAAGGGAGCGGTCTGTAAAACCGTTGGCTTAGGCCTTCGTGGGTTCGAATCCCACTCTCGGCACCAGCCTCCAAAACGGAGGCAGACTGAACAAGGCGCGGAAAAAGACAACAATTTTTCTCGCGCCTTTTTTTATTGATAATCCACGAAAACAATACCATCTGCAATACAACCTCTTGCGAAATTAGATTAAAAACTCTATAATAAGTGATGTAAGTCACCATTTTATTTTTAAATTTATGTCTAAAGAAAACAACGAAATCAAATCCCAATTTTTAATTCCTACCGTAATAGAAAAAACCTCTTACGGCGAACGAGCTTATGATATTTATTCTCGTCTGTTAAAAGACAGGATAATTTTTTTGGGTACAGCCGTGGATGATGCCGTAGCCAACACCGTCATTGCCCAGCTTTTGTTTTTAGAAAATCAAAGCAAAGATAAAGAAATTAAATTGTACATCAACTCTCCGGGGGGATCAGTCACCGCCGGATTAGCCATTTACGATACCATGCAATACATTAAACCGGATGTTTCTACTATCTGCATTGGCATGGCGGCAAGTATGGGCGCGGTGCTACTGGCCGCCGGACAAAAGGGCAAAAGATTTATACTGCCCAATGCCGAGGTGATGATTCATCAAGTGATGGGCGGAGCAGAAGGCCAAGCTACCGATGTTAAAATCCGAGCGGAGCATATTTTAAAAATCAAGGACAGACTAAATAAACTCTTGGCCGAGCATACCAATCAACCTATAGAAAAAATAGAAAAAGATACTGATCGTGATTACTTTATGAGTCCGGAAGAAGCACAGAAATATGGACTGGTGGATAAGATAATAAAAAAATAGATTAAAAAAAGACCCCGTAGCCAGGTTACCAGTTGCGGGGTTTTGATTTGGGCGGACTTACATATATTCGTTCTTTTGAACAAAGCGGGACTCGTCCGCCCTAAAAATAAGCGGCCACTTCTTCTAACGTCTTTTAGCAAGACATTGCCATCTTAAGCCGCTTCATTCTCTGGTAGCAACAAAGGCTCATTCGTTTATCAAAAAACATGAAGCCTCTCGTCGCCACCACTTTTAAAAAGCACCGAAGTGGACAACAATAATGTCGGCCTAAAAGTCCATCCCAATCCTCGTCCACTTAAAAAGAACAAGAGAGCAGACAAACGAGTCGGCGGTTTTTTAACACCTTACCAAACGTCTGCTCCTGGTAGCACCGGACGGACAAGGCGTTTTGCGCCTTTTTGTGGCAGGATCAAGTTCGTCCGTCTTTAAACAAATGGGCAAGCACCCTCCGTATCGTTGCTTTTGACAACAGCGGGAAACTCGCCTGCCCTTACATTGTCTTGCGCTGACAAAGCCACTTTCGTTTTTTTTATAAAAACAGGGTTATTCTAATCAGCGCAATTTAAACGCGGACATCAACCCAGTCGTTTTAAAACACGTTTATTGTCGTCCGCGTTTTACTTTTGACGGACACCCCGGTCTGCGTCTTTTCAGACAAAGTAGGATTCGTCCATCATATACCAAGCGGTCACATCAACCTTCGTCTTTAACAAGACAGTCTTTCATTAGGCCGCTTTATTTTCTGGTGATGACGGGTATTCACCACACACAAAGACAAGAAGCCTGCTGTCACCACCATTTTAAGGGGACACGAATTCCAACGTTTTAAAACATTCATCTTGTCGTCCCCCTTTTTATTCTCAAAGAACTGTTTTTTTACACTAACAGATTAAGAAAAAAGAATCAAGAGAGTGTGCCCAAAAAAAACCCGTAGCCAGATTACCAGCTACGGGGGTGATGTTGCGGACAAGCAACATTAGGCAGACACTTCGGTATTCATCTTTCCAGATAAGCATCTATTCGTCTTTTTGGACAATATAGCAATCATCCACCCAAAACAAGTAGCTGGGCCAAACACGATCATGTCCGTTTAAAACAGAGCGTTCTCCGTCCGACCCAACTAAATCAAGGGGGCAAGCAAGGCATCAGTCGTCCTTACGGACAAGGCAACCTTCGCCTACCCCAATCCTTACGCAGCCTGGCGCTCCTCACGCTGGCGATCCTTCTCCAGTTTCCACCACTCCTTCCACAGCCATTCCACGAACTTGGTGAGAGTGCGCCAGGTGGCCATGCGGTGGATGTGCCCGTCGGAGTAACGCGACTTGCCGTTCGTGCCAATTTCCTTGGCATGGCGGTCGCGGAACTTCGCCTTGTAGGAGATCAGCTTCTGTCCACACACGGAGTCGGGACGGCGGTTGAACTGGTCGCCAAGCAAATACAGCGCTTGGCGCAGATCCGGACTCCAGTTGGCCACTTCTCCGCCACGACGACGCGGGAACCGTCCGTCGGGCAGAACATGCGCGCCGCAGTAGGCCTTGAGCTTGGCATCGGTCTCAAAGCGGCGAATATCCACGATGCTGGCAATGAAAGCGGCAGCGAGGCGGGGACCTACGCCCGAAATCGGCGCAAAAACCCTGTCCCACAGAGCCGTAGCTTCCACCGCCTTCTTGAGCTCACTTTCCCGGCGCTTCAGTTCCTCTTCCAAGTTCTGCAAAACCATATCGTTGGCCGAGCGGCGCTGGTATTCTTTCTCAATCATGCCTTCTGGGTAAAGCCCTCTTTCCGAGAGAAAGATACTGCCGATGAAGGAAGCATGCAGACGCTGTTCACAGGCAATACGCGCCGCCAAAGCTTCCTGCCGAAAAGACAGGGCCTCGGAGACGCGGATGAAGGCGCGATCACGCGACTCCACCTTGTAGAAGGATCCACGCTCGTTCCGCACCTTCTGCGCAAGCAGTTCGGCGTCCTTGTCCTTGTCCTCATCCTGACCGCGCCAGTTCTTGAAGACAAAGGACGGTACACGGTAAACGCTCGCACCAACATTCTCTCCGCTGCGGGAAAGCGCGGCGGCCAGGCGATCGCCCGATCCGCCCAGAATCATGCCCACCACATCGCCCTCGCGCAGGCCTTCAAAGGCCGCGGGGACTTTGCCGAGGACATACCTGTCCTTGCCTTCCTTCTTGAAAAAGCCCTTAGGGAGAGCACTGACGTCTTCATCGTCCTTGACCTTGCGCCAACCCAGCTGATGCGGCGGAAAAATGGAAACATCTTCTCCCATTTTCACGTCACGCATGGCCGCGACCAAAACGCCATGGGCAAAATCCAACTCGGACTGCTCGTCGGGCAAGTCCAAAACCAAATCCTGGCCCTTTTTCCCGCCACCCAAGATGAAGATCTGGGTGGGTCGCGCTTGCCCGGCCGTGGTTTTCTTGACCCGGTGTCTGATGCCGATGAATCTTTCCATCTCACTTCTCCTTGCCCTTTTGGGGCAGTATGTCCCCTAAGGGACACTTGTAAGGAACCCGTCCTTAAAGCCGCCTTGGCTTAAGGACAATTAGGAACCAGACGGACACCTCCTCGGTACGCCTGTTTAAGACAGCGCAACATTCGTCCGTCTTTGAACAAATGGGCAAACACCTTCCGGATCGTTGCTTTTGCCAACAATGGTAGGTTCGCCTGCCCAAAAATTTCTGATGGCAACAAATTTCCAAACGCACCAAAGCGCATTTTCAGCTTCGTCGCCACCATTTTATGCGCTGACAGTACGACTTTCGTCTTCTAACAAAGACACTTCCTACTACCGTCAGCGCAATGTACACGCGGACAACTATTCAACTGGCCTAAAGGCCATCCATTGACTCGTCCGCGTTTTGACTATTGATGGACAGAAGCAGGAGCGTCCCAGGGACATCCCAACTATCGTCCATCAAATTATTAAGCGGCCACTTAGCTATTCGTCCTTTGGGACAGCAGTTGATGCGGCCGCTAAACTCTCTGGCGATGACAGTTGAACACACGTTTTTACAAAAACACAATCCTCTTCGTCACCGCCTTGTATAATGAAAGCGGACACAATGAGCCGCGTTTAAAAACATCCTACCTCTCGTCCACTCCCAAAAATCAAACGGGGACATTGCATCACTCGGCCATAAAAGCCAATGCACTTCTCGTCCCTGCAAAATTGTCTGTGAGGACACCCAGCCCCTCGTCCAACAAGACAGACTGAAATTCGTCCTCACATTTGTAAATAACCGACGCGACAGCCCGAACGTCATCCCAAAAGGACAGACCTGCTTACGTCGCGCCCTATCAACCTTTCTTTAGATTGACTTTTTACCCTATCAGATTGGCATTTTTTGTCAATAGCTTAGCGTGCAAGCAAGCCCGGCCTTGACAAAAAGGCCAAAATGTGCTATAATTTAAAGTTAAAATAGTCCTTTTAAACTCCCAACCTAAACACAAGGAGGCCAAAATGATAGATTTCTTCATTGGGCAAATAGTGACGATTGGCCTGCTGTTCCTGGCAATTTATGTGGGGCTGGATCTTTTTTCCCCACCCTTGGCCAAGCGGTTTGCCAGGCTCTTGGGACGAATTGCCAGGACCCTTTGGCGTCGTGTCATCTGGCCTCTCTTGCGCTGGGTGGCCCGCTGGGTACGGAATCACATCCTTGAACCGCTTCTGCGCCGGCTCTTGGATCTGTTCCTCTGGCTCTTGGTCTGGCTCGCCCATCACGGTAGTTACTGGGCCAGTAGCCTTTGGCACCGCCTGATTGTCTACCGCGCTCGTCACCGAAGGCGACCGTAGACCCGTGAACAACTCGCCCCGCTCCCTGTCACTTGCCGCCTGTCCCCCTAACCTCGGACAGGCTTTTTTTATAAGCCTAAATTAATTTCGCTCGTAACATGTCTAATATTTTTTCGCTAAATCTAGCCAAAGAAATCCTAAAAACTCAACCTTCAAACCTTTTCCCCCTCACTACCCTTGACAAACAACCCCTGATATGGTAGAATAATCAGTCATCTTCGTGCTTGATCCAAAAGCAAAATAAAGATGGCTTTAACAAAAAAGCCCCATCAAAGTAGGTGTTCACGACAAGCATGGGGATTTGTCGAAGGAAAGATCCGGTCTCTGACTCGACTTATCCTTTGACAAATCTTCTTGAACACCTACTTTAAAAAGGCTTTTACCAAACAAACCCCAACCTGCAAAGGAAGGGGGTTTGTTTTTAATAATTGCCGGTGGCTGAGGGCGTAGAGGGAATTATTGGGGATACAGGTACGGCCGATGCCGGTGATTCGGCAGGGGCACTGCCACCAGGCGCAGTAGAGGTGGCTGACAAAAATCCATCAGTCGTAGCCGGTTCACTTAACTTTTCTACGCCAATCATACAAACTTCACCCCAAGGTCTATAACGGCTGACAAAATCTTGCGTTTTAATGGTTCCGTCGGCATAAGCAACTGTATAAGTAAAACTAGCATCGGCCCCGGCATGCGCTTTTTCTGTGCATTTTTTCTGTCCCACCGGCAAATCCAAAGTTTCAACTAATTTGGATGGCGGTGGTGATTTAATGTTGTAGACTTTGGGATCAGTCCTTCTTACCGAACGCCCATCTTTGGCACCCCAGAACTGAAAAATTAAATTATCGCCGTCTATTTTGGTTTGCACTAAAATATGATTGGCCGTATCGTTGATAAATTTAAAGTCGGGAGCCGGATCATAGATGGTGGCATCAATACCCACTGGCGGCTCATAATAAGAAACGCGGTAAGCATGATTAGCCCGCTCCAACACCGGCAGACCCGAGGCTAACACCGCCCTAAAAATAGTAGTGGAAACTTGACACAAACCGCCGCCAAATTCCGGTTTTGTTTTATTACCCTTAATTACCAGTTCCGGTAAATACCCATTGGTATCATCAATTGGTCTTAATTTTTCTATTACAGAAAGGATTTCACCGGGTTTAATTAAAACCCCGTTCAAGGCCGCCGCGCCCACAGCAATATTTTTACGGCGATTAACAGGACTGCCTTTAAAATTAGTTTGCCCTTCCCCCAATAATTCTTTAATACCAAAATTATTTACTTTAGATAAAGTTAATTCCGGTTCTACAATTTCTTTAACCAGTTTTATCTTTCTTTCTCCACCATTAAACAAAGCATTTTCCGCAGCCGCTACCACAACAGGTACATTAACTTTCTCCCCTGCCTGACCAGGTTTAAATTCCTTTACTCGGCCGTTTTCTACAATAAAACGCGCTTCTTCAAATTGTGTTTCCAGTTGATAATCTACTTGTTTTTTTAAATACTCTTCTAAAAGACTAGCCTCAATTGCCAAACCGACTTTTTC
Protein-coding sequences here:
- a CDS encoding tyrosine--tRNA ligase, which encodes MEAYDLLNHRDFVFQTTDARKVRKLLNTPGATVYEGFDPSADSLHLGHLLSLMAMHHLQKAGHRVIFILGGATGLIGDPTGKKTSRKLLSAQDIAANGEKMKKQVEEMGLLRFSGENAALMIDNSRWMGNFSFLNDFMIKVAKVFSVNEMVKMRTFADRLKDEGSLTLMEFCYPVLQAWDFLELFEQFGCRLQIGGQDQWANILQGASLIKKIHGAEVHALTFPLLTTASGEKMGKTEKGPIWLDPKKTSPFDFYQYLIQTPDQLVPQMLRMFTFLPLEEIEKAILNPREAQRLLAFETTKVVHGEEEAVKARRDTEKLFGKSEGGTEAVPTFKMSAAEMPLDEILVQAKSLPSKSEVKRRCQGGAVQIDGQAVTDSRQTVNKGCVIRFGKGSFLKVET
- a CDS encoding ATP-dependent Clp endopeptidase, proteolytic subunit ClpP, with product MSKENNEIKSQFLIPTVIEKTSYGERAYDIYSRLLKDRIIFLGTAVDDAVANTVIAQLLFLENQSKDKEIKLYINSPGGSVTAGLAIYDTMQYIKPDVSTICIGMAASMGAVLLAAGQKGKRFILPNAEVMIHQVMGGAEGQATDVKIRAEHILKIKDRLNKLLAEHTNQPIEKIEKDTDRDYFMSPEEAQKYGLVDKIIKK